TCAGGGAAAAAGGGTTGCAATTGGAAAAGAAGGGAGCGGGACCTATTTGACCGCACAGCTTCTTTTCGAAATATCGGGGATTCGGCCATCAGAAAAAATAACGATCGGGACAAATGATGCGCTTCAAGCCTTGAAGGAAGGTACAGTTGATGCCATGTTCTATGTAGCTGGCTATCCTGTAAAACTTCTCAGCAGCGAAATAACAGCTGAAGACAACCTGTCCCTGCTGTCAATACTGGACAAAGAGATCATCAACTTCTATCCCCAGACAACGATCCCTGCTGAAACTTACTCCTGGCAGCAGGAAGATGTCCCAACTGTTGCCGTCAAAGCAGTGCTTATCTCCTTTAATTTTCGCTATGCCAACTGTCAGAATGTTGGTCGGGCAGGTCAACTGATCTATGAAAACATGGACTGGTTAAAGCAACACGGTCACCCCAAATGGCTTGCAGTTGACCTCAATTACCCATTGAAAGGCTGGCAGCAATATGATTGTGTAAAGAAAAGGCTCGTGCATTCATCCTTTGTGCCCAATACAACTGATGAGGTGAATCCTGTTCTTCAGGCGATTAAAGGGGTTCTTCAGGAGTAAACTGCTTTTTCAATGTAGTATTTGAAATAAAACCACA
The DNA window shown above is from Desulfomarina profundi and carries:
- a CDS encoding TAXI family TRAP transporter solute-binding subunit, translated to MIRALIFGFLLFFIPITQTFAASMGIVTGSTKGTYYQFGLNLASLLERNDISLDVSASNGSVENIYAVYKRPNTQLGIVQADVLAFVSRVQTDPVLKKIAQKIKMVFPLYNEEIHLVGQNTLQSFSDLQGKRVAIGKEGSGTYLTAQLLFEISGIRPSEKITIGTNDALQALKEGTVDAMFYVAGYPVKLLSSEITAEDNLSLLSILDKEIINFYPQTTIPAETYSWQQEDVPTVAVKAVLISFNFRYANCQNVGRAGQLIYENMDWLKQHGHPKWLAVDLNYPLKGWQQYDCVKKRLVHSSFVPNTTDEVNPVLQAIKGVLQE